The DNA sequence cctCTGGATATTTGTGACGTGATGTATGAGCGCCGGCAATGAACGCATCATGTTATCATACACTTTTTTATCGTCCTGTTAATAAGTGACAGTTTATCAATAAATTAAGTTTATTGAGAattattttacaaaaacaaattgtttcGCTGAGTTTTTGCTTCTTTCAGTGGTACAACATGTAATTCGTGTAttagaggaatatcatttaccatccataataatgtatttttgctGCTCTCAGAGTATTTCGCAGGTCTGCTCCGCTTAAATCCATGCAGTTCAGAGTATTATTGTAATTTTGTTGGTCAGAAAAGGTTACTTTTGCGTGAGAATTAGTttagggggggaaaaaaaagacaaaaattggTATCGGCCAGTTGGGACTTAGAAAAAAATCGGCCATCGGTATCGGCCAATACAATTGGCGATCGGTGCACCCCTACTTTCTAAAGTTCATGTTAAGTTTTGTAAGGCCGTGCCGATGCTTGACAGTTTGTTTGCCTTTCAAAGAGAGCAGATGCCAAACGAAAGTTTTTGAGAAACACAAAATTAAATCTCAGCTATTGCCTCTGTATTGTACAGTATTCTCTCTTCTGAAGTGCCACTTTTCTAGACCTTCTTTTAGACTTTTTTTACGATAACATTATTCCGTCAGGTATGCAAGGTAATACACCGTGTAACGTGAACGTGAATGTAAATTCTACACCCGTTGACACAAGTGGGATCCGTATTACATGCACGTAGGAGTTGTGCATGGTAGGGGTGGGCGTTCTTCTGGTTTCATACCGAAGGCCGGTGTTTACAATGCCTCTTCGCTGTAGAGCACCaacacatgtttttttctgtttataaCATAGCACCCACCCCTGCTCTCTTCGTGCCACATTTCTTCGCACAAAACTCTCTGGAATTGACACAAAACAAATTCCATTTTCACCCCTGATGAGTGATGTGAAAACCATATTCAGCAAGCAGGAGGAAACAAATATTGACTTGGTCATGGCCTTTATTGATGCAAATATAATTCAATTATTTCGCTGAATTGTCGTTTTaaagaaattaaatattttggaTGACTTTTGATTGAGAATTGTTTGCTGCTTGATGGATCTTCAGAacctagaaaagaaaaaaacagaaacttaTTAATCCAGTCATTGGCACCTCTCCCTGCCTGTCAATAAAACCATTTCTAATGGGACAAGAATCATTGGTCAGGGTTTTGGTGTCGTCCTGAATTGCCATCTGCATCCACAAACTGCTTTCACCAGTTATCCTGTTTAGGACATTTTTCAAAGGCTACAAAGGTATAGAAATACTGCTGGCTAACGAACGCCAGAGTGCTTTTCCAGTTTGTCTTTGGCATTTGAAGtggtgatttcttttttttttgtatctgagCCCATGTTGTGATTTCCACCCCATAACCTTATCTTTAAATTCGAATGAACACAGGTGGCATGGGCAATGCAAAACTTGCTTGCACAGCCCACCAATGACCCGAAAGTAGATCACGATCATGTGATCCTGTTCCAATATCTACATTTTATGAGGTTTCTAGTAGAGTAATAactagaaaatgaaattgtaaTGAACTTATGCTCCTCACATTGCTTCCATCGTTTAGTCCTTCTGGATACGCAGGAACTTCATGGTCTCTTATTTTTTCCAGACCCTGAAACAAGAAAGAATCAACTCTAAGACGAGTCAAAAATGATCCAAAGTCATTGTGTGATTTTACTTACTACACTTGATTTTGCAGATTTTCTTCAAGCAGCAGCTCTTGCATCCACTACTTTTCTTGCAGTTTGCGCTTCCACTGCACTTGTCTTGACCCCGCCCTTTGTGGACACGCTTCTTTTTATGGCCTTTGATTTGACAGTCAGTTCTCTTCTTACATTGACATCGACGTTTCTTGGAACTTTCCTCTTTGCTACAACTCTTTGTGCATGGACAGTGAcaactgcaggagcagcagccacAACCACCCACACCAGGGTACCCTACACCCATATGCCACATACCCCTCCCTCGGCTCCATGAGCCACGACCGGGCCACCAATAACCCCAGCGTGTTCCCCAATAACCCCTACCACCGCGCCCTCTGCGACCTCGGCCTGGCACCCAATAACCCCATCCTGGCACCCAGTACCCCTTGCCACGTCCCCTTCTGCCACGACCTGGCCACCATTGACCCCAACCTGGTCCCCAATAGCCCTTACCGCGGCCCCTTGGACCACGACCTGGCCGCCAATAACCCCTACCTGGCCCCCAATAGCCCCTACCACGGCCCCTTGGACCGCGACCTGGCCGCCAATAACCCCTACCTGGCCCCCAGTATCCCTTACCACGACCTCTTGGACCACGACCTGGCCCCCAATAACCCCTACCTGGCCCCCAGTAGCCTTTACCACGGCCCCTTGGACCACGGCCAGGCCCCCAATAATCCCCACCTGGCCCCCAGTAGCCTTTACCACGGCCCCTTGGACCACGGCCAGGCCCCCAATAATCCCCATCTGGTCCCCAGTCACCTTTACCACGACCCTTTGGACCACGACCTGGCCACCAAGGACGCCCATCTGGTCCCCAGTCACCTTTACCAGGACCCTTTGGACCACGACCTGGCCGCCAAGGACGGCCATCTGGTCCCCAGTCACCTTTACCAGGACCCTTTGGACCATGACCTGGCCACCAAGGACGCCCATCTGGTCCCCAGTCACCTTTACCTGGACCCTTTGGACCACGACCCGGCGGCCAGTAACGCCCATCTGGCCCCCGAGAACCCTTCCCACGACCCTTTGGACCTCGACCTGGCCAATAAGGCCCATCTGGCCCACCGTCTGATGGCCAATCCCATTCAGGTGGCCATGGTCCACCATCTGGTTGTGGTCCTCCTGGTGCAAAAGACTCTTCTGCATCAAGAGCTTCAACTGGTGGTTCTGGTTCAGGTTCACTTGGTCCTTTAGGACCTGTTGGTTCTTTAGGTCCTTTTGGATCTTTTGGTGCTTTAGGATCTGTAGGTCCATCGGGTCCTGCAGGTCCTTCGGGTCCTGCAGGCCCATCTGGTCCTCCAGGTGCTTTAGGATCTTTAGGTCCACCTGGTCCTTCAGGTCCGGTGGGTTCTGCAGGTCCTTTCGGTCCCCCTGGTCCTTCGGGTCCTGCAGGTCCATCTGGTCCTCCAGGTGCTTTAGGATCCTTAGGTCCTGCTGGTTCTTCAGGTTCTTTTGGTGATTTAGGCTCTTTAGGTGCTTTGGGATCTGCAGGTCCCGCTGGTCCTTCTGGTCCTGCAGGTCCCCCTGGCCCTTCGGGTCCTGCAGGTCCATCTGGTCCTTCAGGCGCTTTAGGATCTTTGGGTCCGTCTGGTCCATCAGGTCCTCTAGGTCCCCCAGGTCCATCTGGTCCGCCTGGTCCTTCGGGTCCTTCAGGTCCTCTTGGACCCTCAGGTCCTCTAGGTCCCCTAGGTCCCCTAGGTCCCCCAGGTCCATCTGGTCCACCTGGTCCTTCAGGTCCTTCAGGTCCTCCTGGACCCTCTGGTCCTTCAGGTCCTTCAGGTCCTTCAGGTCCTTCAGGTCCTCCTGGACCCTCAGGTCCTCTAGGTCCCCTCGGTCCCCTTGGTCCTCTAGGTCCCCTAGGTCCCCCAGGTCCATCTGGTCCGCCTGGTCCTTCAGGTCCTTCAGGTCCTTCAGGTCCTCCTGGACCCTCTGGTCCTTCAGGTCCTTCAGGTCCTCCTGGATCCTCAGGTCCTCTAGGTCCCTTTGGTCCTCCAGGTCCATCTGGTCCACCTGGTCCTTCAGGTCCTTCAGGTCCTCCTGGACCCTCTGGTCCTTCAGGTCCTTCAGGTCCTCCTGGACCCTCAGGTCCTCTAGGTCCCCTTGGTCCCCTTGGTCCTCTAGGTCCCCTAGGTCCCCCAGGTCCATCTGGTCCGCCTGGTCCTTCAGGTCCTTCAGGTCCTCCTGGACCCTCTGGTCCTTCAGGTCCTTCAGGTCCTCCTGGATCCTCAGGTCCTCTAGGTCCCCTCGGTCCCCTTGGTCCTCTAGGTCCCCTAGGTCCTCTAGGTCCCTTTGGTCCTCCAGGTCCATCAGGTCCTTCAGGTCCTTCAGGTCCTCCAGGTCCCCAAGGTCCTTCAGGTCCTTCTGGATCATCAGGTCCTCTAGGACCCTTTGGTCCTCTCGGTCCTTTTGGTCCTCTAGGTCCCTTTGGTCCTCTAGGTCCTCTAGGTCCATCAGGTCCTCCAGGTCCCCAAGGTCCGTCAGGTCCCCAAGGTCCATCAGGTCCTTCGGGATCATCAGGTCCTCTAGGACGCTTTGGTCCTCTTGGTCCTCTTGGTCCTCTTGGTCCTCTAGGTCCCTTTGGTCCTCTAGGTCCTCTAGGTCCATCAGGTCCTCCAGGTCCCCAAGGTCCTTCAGGTCCCCAAGGTCCATCAGGTCCTTCGGGATCATCAGGTCCTCTAGGACCCTTTGGTCCTCTTGGTCCTCTTGGTCCCCTCGGTCCCTTTGGTCCCCTAGGTCCCCTAGGTCCCCTAGGTCCTCTAGGTCCTCCAGGCCCCCAAGGTCCATCAGGTCCTTCAGGTCCTTCAGGTCCTCCAGGTCCCCAAGGTCCTTCAGGTCCTTCTGGATCATCAGGTCCTCTAGGACCCTTTGGTCCTCTAGGTCCCCTTGGTCCCTTTGGTCCTCTAGGTCCCCTAGGTCCCCTAGGTCCCCTAGGTCCATCAGGTCCTTCGGGTCCTCCAGGTCCCCAAGGTCCTTCAGGTCCTTCAGGATCATCAGGTCCTCTAGGTCCCCTCGGTCCCCTCGGTCCCTTTGGTCCCCTAGGTCCCCTAGGTCCCCTAGGTCCCTTTGGCCCTCTAGGTCCTCCAGGTCCCCAAGGTCCGTCAGGTCCTTCAGGTCCTTCAGGTCCGTCAGGTCCTTCAGGTCCTTCTGGATCATCAGGTCCTCTAGGACCCTTTGGTCCTCTAGGTCCCCTCGGTCCCTTTGGTCCCCTCGGTCCCCTCGGTCCCCTAGGTCCCCTAGGTCCGTCAGGTCCGTCAGGTCCGTCAGGTCCGTCAGGTCCTTCAGGTCCTCCAGGTCCCCAAGGTCCTTCAGGTCCTTCTGGATCATCAGGTCCTCTTGGACCCTTTGGTCCTCTAGGTCCCCTCGGTCCCTTTGGTCCCCTAGGTCCCCTCGGTCCCCTAGGTCCCCTAGGTCCCCTAGGTCCGTCAGGTCCGTCAGGTCCTTCAGGTCCTCCAGGTCCCCAAGGTCCTTCAGGTCCTTCTGGATCATCAGGTCCTCTAGGACCCTTGGGTCCTCGAGGTCCTCGAGGTCCCTTTGGTCCCCTAGGTCCCTTTGGTCCTCTAGGTCCTCCAGGTCCCCAAGGTCCATCAGGTCCCCAAGGTCCATCAGGTCCCCAAGGTCCTTCAGGTCCTTCTGGTCCTTCTGTATCATCAGGTCCTCTAGGACCCTTTGGTCCTCTAGGTCCCCCAGGTCCTCTTGGTCCTCTAGGTCCCCTTGGTCCCTTTGGCCCTCTAGGTCCTCTAGGTCCTCCAGGTCCCCAAGGTCCATCAGGTCCTCCAGGTCCCCAAGGTCCCCAAGGTCCATCAGGTCCTTCAGGTCCTTCTGGATCATCAGGTCCTCTAGGACCCTTTGGTCCTCTAGGTCCCCTCGGTCCCTTTGGTCCCTTTGGTCCTCTTGGTCCCCTAGGTCCCCTAGGTCCCCTAGGTCCCCAAGGTCCCCAAGGTCCTTCAGGTCCCCAAGGTCCTTCAGGTCCTTCTGGATCATCCGGTCCTCTAGGTCGCCAAGGTCTCCAAGGTCTTGTGGGTCCCCAAGGTCTTCTGGGTCCCCAAGGTCTTCTGGGTCCCCAAGGTCTTTTGGGTACCCACTTTTGGGATTTGGGGTCCCAAAAGTACCATGGGGATCTCGGATCTTCTGGATCTCTTTGATACCAGATGACCCGTGGATCACTTGGGTCCCTTGGACCACTAGGGTCACTTGGGCCTTTAGGGTCCAATGGACCCAATGGATCCCATCGGTAGAAAGGGTGCCAGGGGTCCCATGGGTACATTTGATCTATTTGTCGGAAGATATCACGGAGATCTGATGATCTTGGGTCAGTTGGGTCCCTGGGTCTCTGTGGACCACTTGGGTCTTTTTGATCACTCGGGTCCTGGGGTCCTTGTGGATCTCCTGGGGCTTTTGGACCACTTGGGCCTTTTTGATCACTCGGGCCCTGGGGTCCTTGTGGATCGCCTGGGGCTTTTGGACCACTTGGGCCTTTTTGATCACTCGGGTCCTGGGGTCCTTGTGGATCGCCTGGGGCTTTTGGACCACTTGGGCCTTTTTGATCACTCGGGTCCTGGGGTCCTTGTGGATCGCCTGGGGCTTTTGGACCACTTGGGTCTTTTTGATCACTCGGGCCCTGGGGTCCTTGTGGATCGCCTGGAGCTTTTGGACCACTTGGGGAAAGTCTGGAAAAAGGttttgaaacaaacattttgtttgagtTTTGCAATTCTTGCAACACCATCAGCTGTCTACATTTGTTGCAGCAGTAATGACAGTAAGGATACAATTGCAATGTGCCCTCTACCTCCAAATAGTCAAGTACAATTATATGTACAAGTATCCCTAACCTTATGAATGAATTCCAAGATGGCTCGCCCATATCAATGCACCTCACAGTTCAAGTCCTCAGACACAAGTTGTCAGGCCCACATAGAAATCCGACACACGAATGTTTGTTACGCCAGGCCTGAATTGGCCGGCATCCGGTTTTGATCTTGCAAACAGATCCGTACCGGACATGACACGTTTGTTCAAAGAGACTGTGGCCCAGATCTGTGGATCCCAGAGTACATCTGGGTAGGTGCTGTGGGACACGTGATGGCCAACTTGGGTTTAGTTGTGCCTTCTGAATGACCTGTGTTGCCTTGTCTGTTTGGTACATCACTCACTGTTTAAAGGGACTTAAAGTAAGATattcaaaataatataaaagaaCCAGTTCAGACCTTTTATCGCCAAGAATCACACAAACGACCCTTCCACCGTCGTCGCAGGGTTTGAAAGGTCCAATTATTTTTTTGGGATCCAGTCCTTTAGAAGGGTCTGCTAGTCTCATTAGGTCCACTGGCTTCGAGTGATGTCTCCTTCCCCAACGCCGCCACGAGTCATAAGAAAATCTTCTAAAGCCAGGGTACACAGTTTCGACGATGACTCTTTGACCAATCGGCTCACAACGTCTAAGGAAGTGCTTTGGTCCTTTTTGGATAGTTGAGTCCCAGATGATGTTGGCTAGTCTTGTTTGAAAACTGCAAAACGTATGCATATTTAGTTTGAAAATGACACCATAAAGGCGGACAATAAAAACGGCGACGCCGCTCACCACTTCGTCTGCGGTTCTCTGGCCACCACTCCTTGACACGAACACTCTTTTGGATCACAAGGAGGAAGTTTTgcactaaaaataataaaaaataaataaacaataatttgcAATTGGAATTAAACGgttgagttttattttaatttgtgttcTCTCAAAGTCATGATACCTTTCAGACTGGACCTCCTCATTGTCTTTACTTTTAGTTTCAGCCGCCTGTTTTTCAAGTCCTTGATCCGGATTTGTTGCCGGAGAGGATTTCTCTTTGGTCTCAGGTACTTGATCTACACAGAAATTTTGGAGGCATTATAGGCAGAAGATGAAAAGAGTACACAGTAAGTCACATGAAACTGGTCACTGGCAAGGTATATATTGTTCaccaaaactaacaaaaaaaagaagaaaaatagaaatgttaatcatttttgttctgaaaccgcattgtctgtttacaaaactaatctttatattttaatgtatcttatatatttatctttatttatttcataaagaagcatttaGAGATGATTTTAAATCAATTTATTTTAGGCTGGGCTGGTTTTACGACGGTCAAGTCCACGACGTCTCTTGTGTTGACCATCTGACCTGACAACACTGACTGGTGGCAGTTGGTCAAAAGCATCATCTTTCCAAACTGAATGCATTTTTCTACATGctgtcttttgttgagtttttattacGTTTTCTTCACctatttcaatcttcaatctttTTCCAATGCCCCATattgaaaggaaagaaaaaacaaaaaacacataattaaaactaataaaaactaaactgaaactaagcattaaaaaataataacccaatttcaaagacaaaaattcaaaaatgaataaaaacaaaaactgatgaaaaatcccaaactattTTAACCTTGGTTACTGGCAGTTTGCCACATTTTTGGTGACTCTTTTGAACAGCTCTATTAAAAGATCCAGCTCCCGTCAAAGAGACACACGTCACAGTTGGACTCCCTCACTCGCTGTTTACACACTTACTCTCTTTAGGTTCTTCAGCCTTCGGTTGGATTGGAATTTCTGCAGGAGGCGGGTCAGCTTCTtgatcaacagaaaaaaaataatattatttttctaGGTTTATCAACTTTGTATTTGGCTGGAATTATAGACGTTTCAATGATGAGAGTTGGTGTGGCTATCTAGAGCGACCAAGCCAGATTATGGCGGAGGACGGTAAATTCTCAAAGACATGGAGGTTCTGGTGGCATCATTGCGGCTCAGCTTGTGAGCTACTCACTCTTCTGCGGTCCTTCACCCTTCGGTATTACAGGTAACTTGCTTGGAAGTTCTGGACTTTCATCAGATGACGAGTCAGATTCTTgatcaacagaaacaaaaatggtATTATTTTTCTATCTCAACCAGGTTCTGCAGGTGCACCAGTGTAGGTCTCTTGGACTGCTAGCTTACCCTTCTGAGGTCCTTCTGCCTTTAGAGGTACAGGTTTAGTTTCCTCAGAAGAGGAGGACTCAGATTCTTCATCTGCAGAgaggctgcttttatttttcattcagtcCAAAGTTCATCATCTTCCCAGTGGGTTATTATTATCGAGTGTAAAACTGATCCACCAGGGGTCGCTGCGGGTGCAGGTGTTCGTTCCACTGTTTGCACAAGATCATTTGTCACTGTGCCTGAGGACTGTAACCCGTTGACAGTATGACGCTGCCCCTTGTGGCTCAGTTTGAACTGTACTAAGCGCGCAGAACACCTGTATGCCAAGTCAATGTTCACTTATCCTGTGGTcctttttaaatcaaacatgAATCCAAATTCTTTGATGGTGAAACTAAATTcagttttcatttaaatattcaaaacatATGCAAACACTCTCAAGATGAACAAACAGCATCAAAGCGTTATGCAAATTCTGCAGCCGATTCCGTGACACCTCCGAAAAGGTGGAATTTGTTTTATAGACTTCAAAAAAGGATCAATCACTTCACACCCACTCAAGGATTAGAGAACGTTCTATGATTCTTTCACACAATTTATGGAGGAAATTGAGAGCACAGTCGGAGGTGGAGATTGAAAAAGTGGAAAATCGCTAAATCAGCGTTAACCCAAGATTAATGACAAATTCAAGTTGTCTCTTGATGGAAGTAAtttagatatacatatatatctttacgattaatcgcaagttaactctgCTGTGCCAATAAAAATGACAAGCCTAAGACCAATATTCGTTTCACTGTCTACCTTCATAGCGCGTGGTTTCAACTCAACACTCTGATCGTGTCACTGCTTTTCATCGACACTGCGATGGACAGGAAGTCTTTACAGAAGACAGCGGTCGTAATGTTAAAGCAGATTCCCGCACTGCGCCAAGAAACGATTGAACACTTACCTGACACCGCCAGCTTGATGATAAGaactgaaaaagaaagagtTTGGTTGAGAAGATGTTGGAAGGATTCGGAGCGGAGGATGTGAGGGTCTTACGGAGCAGCAGGGCAACCCTGGGGGACACCATGGCTGCAGCTGGAGAGACCAACTATTGCTGGTGGGGCCAGGTGATCCCAGGTAATTCCACTTAAGATTTGCAGACTAGTCGACTGAGCACTTGTCAAAGGTGTTTTCCTTCTGTAACTTTACCTTTTATATTAGACGATGCAGCCAGATGAGGGCGAGTGACACACcagggtcatgtgacacacCCTGAGGTCACAACAGTACATTGATGTGTCATACTTCCACCCTTGCATGAGTGGGTCGGTGGATGAAAGTATACCAAAATATTAATCGACTGATCTGCCTGGAGAGAAATGTAACTACaagtatttaaataaaaagataaCAGCAGCGCTTTGATCTCACTTTCTAAAAGGCAGAGCTCTCAGAGGTCTTTGACTTATAAGCAGGACAGAGATGTCAATCACAAAAGGGGTCAAatcggaaaaaaaaattaagtttgAGTTGCTACAGTTCAACATTTTCTGAAGGCAGAATAAAGCATATGAATATTAGATCTAATGGTTTTTAGTGAACAGTTTTACGGCATGTTCAGACAAAGACACCCAAATATTTCATATGTTTACTTCAGTGTTTTTAGtttctaaaatgaaaaaatgtttgataATAAACATGATTTTACTTCGGTTAAACAACTTTATCTGAAGCTCATCAGGTATTTTATGCTAAGAGCGGCTGAATCATTTCTATTAAAATTAGCttgaatacgttttttttttttttttgcatactttaaaacagtgtccttggaTTCTCTCTCACCGCCGACACATAAAAAAGGCGATATATTAATCTTAATTGTCACATTTTTAGACGTATTTTAAATACCAAAACCTTTCAATAACGTTTTGTTTGACTGAGCTGTGCATGTTTCCATATGTGAGTTTCATCGtagaacttcagtcaggtcagacATGATTTGATCGGAACTGATGTGGAATTCTCTGTCTGTAAGTGTCAATTCGCCAGAGCAAAGTCATGCTTCAACTAGCTACTTCAGCTAACACTGACACCACGGTCGCTGGCCCCCTGTGAGGGGTCTGCAAGGGGTATATTATTTTGACTATTCATgtatattatttttactttttttgtattaaattcAGAATGATCAGttgtgcaaatattttcattcaagcAAAAGAGACAAAAGGTTTTGcattttattgtgaaattttaCATCCACCAAGTTGGGTTCTAGTCCAGCGTGTAAATGTTCTCCTGGCCGCGGCTTCTGGTCCGGATTTCATACAGGATGTGACGCGGCTCTCCGCACGTGCAGCTGTACAGTGAAACACTTTGTTTAAAGCAACAGACTCCA is a window from the Synchiropus splendidus isolate RoL2022-P1 chromosome 17, RoL_Sspl_1.0, whole genome shotgun sequence genome containing:
- the LOC128748094 gene encoding collagen alpha-1(I) chain-like codes for the protein MVSPRVALLLLLIIKLAVSDEESESSSSEETKPVPLKAEGPQKESDSSSDESPELPSKLPVIPKGEGPQKKADPPPAEIPIQPKAEEPKENQVPETKEKSSPATNPDQGLEKQAAETKSKDNEEVQSESAKLPPCDPKECSCQGVVAREPQTKCFQTRLANIIWDSTIQKGPKHFLRRCEPIGQRVIVETVYPGFRRFSYDSWRRWGRRHHSKPVDLMRLADPSKGLDPKKIIGPFKPCDDGGRVVCVILGDKRLSPSGPKAPGDPQGPQGPSDQKDPSGPKAPGDPQGPQDPSDQKGPSGPKAPGDPQGPQDPSDQKGPSGPKAPGDPQGPQGPSDQKGPSGPKAPGDPQGPQDPSDQKDPSGPQRPRDPTDPRSSDLRDIFRQIDQMYPWDPWHPFYRWDPLGPLDPKGPSDPSGPRDPSDPRVIWYQRDPEDPRSPWYFWDPKSQKWVPKRPWGPRRPWGPRRPWGPTRPWRPWRPRGPDDPEGPEGPWGPEGPWGPWGPRGPRGPRGPRGPKGPKGP